From the Atribacteraceae bacterium genome, the window GGTTCCGGTGGGAGTCCGGTTACCCGGTAAGTGTTAAAGGGCGATTCTATGTTCAGGTCAGCCAGCGTTAAGGTGTCCCGGTTGATTCCCCGCTCCCGTTTCAGGGCAAACACCACCGTCGCACAGGATTGAAGCCGCATGTTCCGGTCCAGCCGGTTGAGAAAGACTGAAGCGACTAATGGCCTTTCCTGGCTCCATTTGGTTTCCTTCTCGACGATCGAAGCCAGAATGACCGTTTCGGAAAGAGAGAGTGAAGCGTTCCCCGTCCGGTATTCCTCCAAAAAAAGGGACTCAAACCGGTCGAGTTGGGTATTGATGACTGTTTCCGCTCCGCTGTAAGGTACAAAGTAGTAAGTATCCGGAAAGAGAAATCCTTCCAGGGTCCGGACACCAGCGAGCCAAGGACGGGAAAAACGAGCCGGATCGGCAACCAGGGCGAGATACTCGCCCTGGTTGGCAATCTCGTGTTGTTCAAGTAGGTCGGCCATTTGTTGGGAGGTCAATCCTTCCGGAAAAGTGATCCGTTGCATTCCGGTTTTTCCATGGGTTAAGGCATCTACCAGGGTTTTGACCGATTCGTTTCCCCGAAAAAAATACCGCCCGGCTTGAAGCGTCCTCTGTCCGCTGAGGGCAAGGTAGAGAAGGAATAGCTCAGGGGTTGGCAAAATCCCCCGTGCCCGCAAAAGACGGGCGATGTCCCGGTTTGAGGTACCGGGCACAATCACCACTTCCCGCCGGTCGGTAACCCCGTCCGGTTCGTGATAGAACGCGAGCCAGCCCGCCATGCACAGGAGCCAGGCGAAAGATAAGGCCAAAACGTGCTTCGGTTTCATGCCCCGGCTCGGTCAAGGTAAGTCTGGAGGAGGATGCTGGCGGCCATCTGGTCAATGACCTTTTTTCGTTTATCACGCCTCAGGTCCAGTTCGAGTAGCCTTCTTTCCGCTTCCTTGGTCGTTAGTCGTTCGTCAAACACGATAATCTCTCCCGAAAACAGATTCTGCAATTTTTTTTGGAAACGCAAGACATTGTGTGCTTCTTGTTTGGCCAAATAGCTGAGTCGGAGCGGGAGGCCCAAGAGGATTCGCTCCACCTGGTTGTCCCGAGCAATATCAAGTATGGCCCGAATGGTAGTTTCTTCGCTCCGGTGCTCGATAACCGAGAAAGGAAAGGCAAGGGCCGTCCCTCGGTTGAGGGCCACCCCGATCCGTTTGGTCCCCAGATCCAAGGCCATCATCCGGGTAGTGATCACGAAAGGCGTACTCCTATTTCCTGTAACAGGGTGTC encodes:
- the mltG gene encoding endolytic transglycosylase MltG, whose amino-acid sequence is MKPKHVLALSFAWLLCMAGWLAFYHEPDGVTDRREVVIVPGTSNRDIARLLRARGILPTPELFLLYLALSGQRTLQAGRYFFRGNESVKTLVDALTHGKTGMQRITFPEGLTSQQMADLLEQHEIANQGEYLALVADPARFSRPWLAGVRTLEGFLFPDTYYFVPYSGAETVINTQLDRFESLFLEEYRTGNASLSLSETVILASIVEKETKWSQERPLVASVFLNRLDRNMRLQSCATVVFALKRERGINRDTLTLADLNIESPFNTYRVTGLPPEPIANPGLASLQAVLHPVPSDYLFFVLNNDGRHYFSRTYEEHLANREAARP
- the ruvX gene encoding Holliday junction resolvase RuvX; this translates as MITTRMMALDLGTKRIGVALNRGTALAFPFSVIEHRSEETTIRAILDIARDNQVERILLGLPLRLSYLAKQEAHNVLRFQKKLQNLFSGEIIVFDERLTTKEAERRLLELDLRRDKRKKVIDQMAASILLQTYLDRAGA